Proteins from a single region of Nerophis ophidion isolate RoL-2023_Sa linkage group LG10, RoL_Noph_v1.0, whole genome shotgun sequence:
- the tox4b gene encoding TOX high mobility group box family member 4b isoform X2 has product MDLNFYSDLSGGTGQHDGDPEFLDPQTYNGFDSDNKFPGGSDNYLTISGSGHPFLAPSETFHTPSLGDEEFEIPPISLDPDSALTVSDVVSHFGELSDTSTSDSVVVPRNAVVEGDDPSFASTFVHPPSQGLEHLSLGVINQSGGALLGSSLGMDLGHPIGSQFSSSSPVTIDVPLGDMSQSLLGSNQLTTIDQSELSAQLGLGLGAGNILQRPESPENRLSATASPTSSLQDDDMDDFRRSILVESPITPAYSAGVMSLDPTLADAPLSAPSAGISTAIGRKGGGAGKRGRKKKEEKKDPNEPQKPVSAYALFFSDTQAAIKGQNPNATFGEVSKIVASMWDSLGEEQKQVYKRKNELAKKDYLKALAAYRAGLNSQAPIEVLDSKPSPPRRAAPATAVAARPTRAQHYNPEENTITNICTSNIILDLPQVTTRSRTGAIKPQPPPAAVATPSPPTVTKIIIKQLQLPSGAVSVTAMPASSPRQPPPLQQMQNTPPPPRLQQMLHAQAPPPLQAKPRGGGAAAAMAPPPLQIKVVPAARQLDSCEPIIVTSVTKTSDVAMEVGDLAAMGTKVEVVEAEEGVEVNVAPRPSVTTAAHPNICVRAGCTNPAVESKDWDKEYCSNECVATHCRDVFTAWCAIRGRNFTTVT; this is encoded by the exons ATGGACCTGAATTTTTATTCGGATTTATCTGGCGGAACCGGGCAGCACGATGGTGATCCAGAGTTCTTGGACCCGCAGACCTACAACGGATTTGACTCTGACAACAAG TTCCCGGGAGGCAGTGACAACTACCTGACTATTTCAGGGTCAGGCCACCCCTTCCTCGCTCCATCAGAA ACGTTCCACACTCCCAGTCTGGGCGATGAGGAGTTTGAAATCCCGCCCATCTCCCTGGACCCTGATTCGGCACTTACCGTCTCCGATGTGGTGTCTCACTTCGGGGAGCTGTCAGACACCAGCACTTCCGACAGTGTGGTGGTGCCCAGGAACGCTGTGGTGGAAGGTGACGACCCGTccttcgcatcaactttcgtccaCCCACCCTCGCAGGGGCTGGAGCACCTCAGTCTTGGGGTCATCAACCAATCTGGAGGCGCTCTACTGGGGTCGTCGCTGGGCATG GATCTGGGCCATCCCATCGGGTCCCAGTTCAGCAGCTCGTCGCCGGTCACGATCGATGTTCCGCTTGGAGACATGAGTCAAAGCCTGCTGGGCTCCAACCAGCTAACCACCATCGACCAGTCGGAGCTCAGCGCTCAACTTGGGCTTGGCTTGGGTGCAGGGAATATTCTTCAGCGCCCTGAGTCGCCGGAGAATCGTCTGTCGGCTACGGCGTCACCCACCAGCTCGCTGCAGGATGATGACATGGACGACTTCAGAAGG AGCATCCTGGTGGAGTCCCCCATCACTCCGGCCTACTCTGCCGGGGTCATGTCCCTTGACCCCACTCTGGCCGATGCACCATTGTCTGCCCCGTCTGCTGGCATCTCTACAGCCATCGGCCGGAAAGGAGGCGGTGCTGGAAAGAGGGGAAGGAAAAAGAAGGAGGAAAAGAAAGACCCCAATGAGCCGCAGAAGCCCGTGTCGGCATACGCTCTTTTCTTCAGTGACACTCAGGCGGCCATCAAGGGACAAAACCCCAACGCCACGTTTGGGGAAGTGTCCAAGATAGTGGCATCCATGTGGGACAGCCTCGGGGAGGAGCAGAAGCAA GTTTACAAGAGGAAAAATGAACTTGCCAAGAAGGATTACTTGAAAGCACTTGCGGCATACAGAGCCGGTCTAAATTCTCAG GCTCCCATTGAAGTATTGGACTCAAAACCTTCGCCACCCCGTCGAGCCGCTCCAGCAACTGCTGTTGCCGCCCGTCCCACAAGGGCCCAGCACTACAACCCCGAGGAGAACACTATCACCAACATCTGCACCTCCAACATCATCCTAGACCTGCCTCAGGTCACTACGCGGTCCCGCACAGGCGCGATCAAACCACAACCTCCACCTGCCGCCGTAGCTACCCCCAGCCCTCCCACTGTCACCAAGATCATCATCAAGCAGTTGCAGCTGCCCTCCGGTGCCGTCTCTGTCACGGCGATGCCTGCCTCGTCGCCGCGCCAACCGCCACCACTGCAGCAGATGCAGAACACCCCCCCACCGCCGCGGCTGCAGCAGATGCTGCACGCCCAGGCTCCGCCCCCACTACAGGCTAAACCTCGAGGAGGGGGCGCTGCCGCCGCCATGGCTCCTCCTCCCCTGCAGATCAAAGTAGTCCCGGCGGCTCGCCAATTAGATTCTTGCGAGCCGATAATTGTGACGTCGGTGACCAAAACGTCAGATGTGGCGATGGAGGTGGGAGATTTAGCTGCCATGGGGACAAAAGTAGAAGTGGTGGAAGCGGAGGAGGGG GTGGAGGTGAACGTTGCGCCCAGACCTTCCGTCACGACAGCCGCCCATCCAAATATTTGTGTACGCGCCGGCTGCACCAACCCGGCAGTGGAGAGCAAAGACTGGGACAAAGAGTACTGCAGCAACGAGTGTGTTGCCACACACTGCAG GGACGTTTTCACAGCCTGGTGTGCCATCCGAGGCCGTAACTTCACCACTGTCACATAG
- the tox4b gene encoding TOX high mobility group box family member 4b isoform X3 has protein sequence MEFPGGSDNYLTISGSGHPFLAPSETFHTPSLGDEEFEIPPISLDPDSALTVSDVVSHFGELSDTSTSDSVVVPRNAVVEGDDPSFASTFVHPPSQGLEHLSLGVINQSGGALLGSSLGMDLGHPIGSQFSSSSPVTIDVPLGDMSQSLLGSNQLTTIDQSELSAQLGLGLGAGNILQRPESPENRLSATASPTSSLQDDDMDDFRRSILVESPITPAYSAGVMSLDPTLADAPLSAPSAGISTAIGRKGGGAGKRGRKKKEEKKDPNEPQKPVSAYALFFSDTQAAIKGQNPNATFGEVSKIVASMWDSLGEEQKQVYKRKNELAKKDYLKALAAYRAGLNSQAPIEVLDSKPSPPRRAAPATAVAARPTRAQHYNPEENTITNICTSNIILDLPQVTTRSRTGAIKPQPPPAAVATPSPPTVTKIIIKQLQLPSGAVSVTAMPASSPRQPPPLQQMQNTPPPPRLQQMLHAQAPPPLQAKPRGGGAAAAMAPPPLQIKVVPAARQLDSCEPIIVTSVTKTSDVAMEVGDLAAMGTKVEVVEAEEGMQVEVNVAPRPSVTTAAHPNICVRAGCTNPAVESKDWDKEYCSNECVATHCRDVFTAWCAIRGRNFTTVT, from the exons ATGGAG TTCCCGGGAGGCAGTGACAACTACCTGACTATTTCAGGGTCAGGCCACCCCTTCCTCGCTCCATCAGAA ACGTTCCACACTCCCAGTCTGGGCGATGAGGAGTTTGAAATCCCGCCCATCTCCCTGGACCCTGATTCGGCACTTACCGTCTCCGATGTGGTGTCTCACTTCGGGGAGCTGTCAGACACCAGCACTTCCGACAGTGTGGTGGTGCCCAGGAACGCTGTGGTGGAAGGTGACGACCCGTccttcgcatcaactttcgtccaCCCACCCTCGCAGGGGCTGGAGCACCTCAGTCTTGGGGTCATCAACCAATCTGGAGGCGCTCTACTGGGGTCGTCGCTGGGCATG GATCTGGGCCATCCCATCGGGTCCCAGTTCAGCAGCTCGTCGCCGGTCACGATCGATGTTCCGCTTGGAGACATGAGTCAAAGCCTGCTGGGCTCCAACCAGCTAACCACCATCGACCAGTCGGAGCTCAGCGCTCAACTTGGGCTTGGCTTGGGTGCAGGGAATATTCTTCAGCGCCCTGAGTCGCCGGAGAATCGTCTGTCGGCTACGGCGTCACCCACCAGCTCGCTGCAGGATGATGACATGGACGACTTCAGAAGG AGCATCCTGGTGGAGTCCCCCATCACTCCGGCCTACTCTGCCGGGGTCATGTCCCTTGACCCCACTCTGGCCGATGCACCATTGTCTGCCCCGTCTGCTGGCATCTCTACAGCCATCGGCCGGAAAGGAGGCGGTGCTGGAAAGAGGGGAAGGAAAAAGAAGGAGGAAAAGAAAGACCCCAATGAGCCGCAGAAGCCCGTGTCGGCATACGCTCTTTTCTTCAGTGACACTCAGGCGGCCATCAAGGGACAAAACCCCAACGCCACGTTTGGGGAAGTGTCCAAGATAGTGGCATCCATGTGGGACAGCCTCGGGGAGGAGCAGAAGCAA GTTTACAAGAGGAAAAATGAACTTGCCAAGAAGGATTACTTGAAAGCACTTGCGGCATACAGAGCCGGTCTAAATTCTCAG GCTCCCATTGAAGTATTGGACTCAAAACCTTCGCCACCCCGTCGAGCCGCTCCAGCAACTGCTGTTGCCGCCCGTCCCACAAGGGCCCAGCACTACAACCCCGAGGAGAACACTATCACCAACATCTGCACCTCCAACATCATCCTAGACCTGCCTCAGGTCACTACGCGGTCCCGCACAGGCGCGATCAAACCACAACCTCCACCTGCCGCCGTAGCTACCCCCAGCCCTCCCACTGTCACCAAGATCATCATCAAGCAGTTGCAGCTGCCCTCCGGTGCCGTCTCTGTCACGGCGATGCCTGCCTCGTCGCCGCGCCAACCGCCACCACTGCAGCAGATGCAGAACACCCCCCCACCGCCGCGGCTGCAGCAGATGCTGCACGCCCAGGCTCCGCCCCCACTACAGGCTAAACCTCGAGGAGGGGGCGCTGCCGCCGCCATGGCTCCTCCTCCCCTGCAGATCAAAGTAGTCCCGGCGGCTCGCCAATTAGATTCTTGCGAGCCGATAATTGTGACGTCGGTGACCAAAACGTCAGATGTGGCGATGGAGGTGGGAGATTTAGCTGCCATGGGGACAAAAGTAGAAGTGGTGGAAGCGGAGGAGGGG ATGCAGGTGGAGGTGAACGTTGCGCCCAGACCTTCCGTCACGACAGCCGCCCATCCAAATATTTGTGTACGCGCCGGCTGCACCAACCCGGCAGTGGAGAGCAAAGACTGGGACAAAGAGTACTGCAGCAACGAGTGTGTTGCCACACACTGCAG GGACGTTTTCACAGCCTGGTGTGCCATCCGAGGCCGTAACTTCACCACTGTCACATAG
- the tox4b gene encoding TOX high mobility group box family member 4b isoform X1 has protein sequence MDLNFYSDLSGGTGQHDGDPEFLDPQTYNGFDSDNKFPGGSDNYLTISGSGHPFLAPSETFHTPSLGDEEFEIPPISLDPDSALTVSDVVSHFGELSDTSTSDSVVVPRNAVVEGDDPSFASTFVHPPSQGLEHLSLGVINQSGGALLGSSLGMDLGHPIGSQFSSSSPVTIDVPLGDMSQSLLGSNQLTTIDQSELSAQLGLGLGAGNILQRPESPENRLSATASPTSSLQDDDMDDFRRSILVESPITPAYSAGVMSLDPTLADAPLSAPSAGISTAIGRKGGGAGKRGRKKKEEKKDPNEPQKPVSAYALFFSDTQAAIKGQNPNATFGEVSKIVASMWDSLGEEQKQVYKRKNELAKKDYLKALAAYRAGLNSQAPIEVLDSKPSPPRRAAPATAVAARPTRAQHYNPEENTITNICTSNIILDLPQVTTRSRTGAIKPQPPPAAVATPSPPTVTKIIIKQLQLPSGAVSVTAMPASSPRQPPPLQQMQNTPPPPRLQQMLHAQAPPPLQAKPRGGGAAAAMAPPPLQIKVVPAARQLDSCEPIIVTSVTKTSDVAMEVGDLAAMGTKVEVVEAEEGMQVEVNVAPRPSVTTAAHPNICVRAGCTNPAVESKDWDKEYCSNECVATHCRDVFTAWCAIRGRNFTTVT, from the exons ATGGACCTGAATTTTTATTCGGATTTATCTGGCGGAACCGGGCAGCACGATGGTGATCCAGAGTTCTTGGACCCGCAGACCTACAACGGATTTGACTCTGACAACAAG TTCCCGGGAGGCAGTGACAACTACCTGACTATTTCAGGGTCAGGCCACCCCTTCCTCGCTCCATCAGAA ACGTTCCACACTCCCAGTCTGGGCGATGAGGAGTTTGAAATCCCGCCCATCTCCCTGGACCCTGATTCGGCACTTACCGTCTCCGATGTGGTGTCTCACTTCGGGGAGCTGTCAGACACCAGCACTTCCGACAGTGTGGTGGTGCCCAGGAACGCTGTGGTGGAAGGTGACGACCCGTccttcgcatcaactttcgtccaCCCACCCTCGCAGGGGCTGGAGCACCTCAGTCTTGGGGTCATCAACCAATCTGGAGGCGCTCTACTGGGGTCGTCGCTGGGCATG GATCTGGGCCATCCCATCGGGTCCCAGTTCAGCAGCTCGTCGCCGGTCACGATCGATGTTCCGCTTGGAGACATGAGTCAAAGCCTGCTGGGCTCCAACCAGCTAACCACCATCGACCAGTCGGAGCTCAGCGCTCAACTTGGGCTTGGCTTGGGTGCAGGGAATATTCTTCAGCGCCCTGAGTCGCCGGAGAATCGTCTGTCGGCTACGGCGTCACCCACCAGCTCGCTGCAGGATGATGACATGGACGACTTCAGAAGG AGCATCCTGGTGGAGTCCCCCATCACTCCGGCCTACTCTGCCGGGGTCATGTCCCTTGACCCCACTCTGGCCGATGCACCATTGTCTGCCCCGTCTGCTGGCATCTCTACAGCCATCGGCCGGAAAGGAGGCGGTGCTGGAAAGAGGGGAAGGAAAAAGAAGGAGGAAAAGAAAGACCCCAATGAGCCGCAGAAGCCCGTGTCGGCATACGCTCTTTTCTTCAGTGACACTCAGGCGGCCATCAAGGGACAAAACCCCAACGCCACGTTTGGGGAAGTGTCCAAGATAGTGGCATCCATGTGGGACAGCCTCGGGGAGGAGCAGAAGCAA GTTTACAAGAGGAAAAATGAACTTGCCAAGAAGGATTACTTGAAAGCACTTGCGGCATACAGAGCCGGTCTAAATTCTCAG GCTCCCATTGAAGTATTGGACTCAAAACCTTCGCCACCCCGTCGAGCCGCTCCAGCAACTGCTGTTGCCGCCCGTCCCACAAGGGCCCAGCACTACAACCCCGAGGAGAACACTATCACCAACATCTGCACCTCCAACATCATCCTAGACCTGCCTCAGGTCACTACGCGGTCCCGCACAGGCGCGATCAAACCACAACCTCCACCTGCCGCCGTAGCTACCCCCAGCCCTCCCACTGTCACCAAGATCATCATCAAGCAGTTGCAGCTGCCCTCCGGTGCCGTCTCTGTCACGGCGATGCCTGCCTCGTCGCCGCGCCAACCGCCACCACTGCAGCAGATGCAGAACACCCCCCCACCGCCGCGGCTGCAGCAGATGCTGCACGCCCAGGCTCCGCCCCCACTACAGGCTAAACCTCGAGGAGGGGGCGCTGCCGCCGCCATGGCTCCTCCTCCCCTGCAGATCAAAGTAGTCCCGGCGGCTCGCCAATTAGATTCTTGCGAGCCGATAATTGTGACGTCGGTGACCAAAACGTCAGATGTGGCGATGGAGGTGGGAGATTTAGCTGCCATGGGGACAAAAGTAGAAGTGGTGGAAGCGGAGGAGGGG ATGCAGGTGGAGGTGAACGTTGCGCCCAGACCTTCCGTCACGACAGCCGCCCATCCAAATATTTGTGTACGCGCCGGCTGCACCAACCCGGCAGTGGAGAGCAAAGACTGGGACAAAGAGTACTGCAGCAACGAGTGTGTTGCCACACACTGCAG GGACGTTTTCACAGCCTGGTGTGCCATCCGAGGCCGTAACTTCACCACTGTCACATAG